The nucleotide window gagtaaattaataaaatatattcttTCATGTACAATGTCAATCTCTATTTCTGGAGTCAATACATCTATGGTAGATATTCTTTATAGTCTTATTATCACATATGTCTTGTTACATCTATTTATTGCTGTTTCCTCTATTCTGAATGCTCTATTTTGAAGTTCTTGCCACTCAACTAACATGGGGTGTGATTGATCTGAAATTCTGCTGTCAGATGTCAATTATTGGAATCTACGTGTTCCTCTACGGACAGTTATACCTTGTCCTTAGTGGCTTGGAAAAAGCGCTTATAATTGAAGCTAGACTGCAGAACATACAATCCTTGGAAACAGCTCTTGCCTCACAGTCATTTATACAGCTTGGACTACTAACAGGATTACCAATGGTGATGGAAATTGGACTTGAGAAGGGGTTCCTTAATGCACTTAAAGATTTTGTCCTGATGCAATTGCAGCTGGCTTCtgttttcttcactttctcctTTGGCACAAAAATTCATTATTATGGCCGAACAATTCTGCATGGGGGTGCTAAATACAGACCCACTGGGCGTAAGGTCGTTGTGTTTCATGCTAGCTTCACTGAGAACTACAGGTTATATTCAAGAAGCCACTTTGTGAAAGGATTCGAATTATTGCTCCTGTTGACTGTTTATGACTTGTTTAGGCGGTCCTATCAGAGCAACATGGCATATGTATTGATCACTTATTCAATTTGGTTCATGTCAATCACTTGGTTGTTCGctccatttctttttaatcCCTCTGGATTCAGTTGGGAGAAGATAGTAGATGACTGGAAAGATTGGAACAAGTGGATCAGACAACAGGGTGGCATTGGAGTTCAACAAGATAAAAGTTGGCAGTCTTGGTGGATAGATGAGCAAGCCCATCTTCGTCGTTCAGGGATGACTTCTAGGGTGTTTGAAATTCTCCTTTCCGTTCGATTTTTCCTATATCAGTATGGTCTGGTCTACCACCTTGACATCTCCCAAAACAGCAGGAATTTTCTGGTTTATTTGCTTTCATGGATGGTGATCCTCGCAGTTTTCCTTATAGTAAAGGTAAACCTTACAATTGGCTTCTATTAGAAATTATGTCCATATTTAAGATGCTATTAGGGAGAACATATCtgtcttttctttcctcttcgtttttgcttttaaaaatcTGGTTTATTGTTAATATGGTCTGGATTTTGGAAGGTATTTTCCTTTGAGATCACTCAACTTATCTACTTGGCTTCTCTCACATGAACTCGTCATCCTTTGCAGGCAGTGAACCTTGGAAGGCAACAGTTCAGTGCTAGATATCACCTAGTGTTTAGGCTATTTAAAGCCTTCCTCTTCTTGGGTGTTCTTTCTGTCATACTTGCTCTCTATTTCGTATGTAAATTATCCTGGAAGGACATACTTGTCTGCTCTCTAGCATTTTTCCCAACAGGGTGGGGTTTGATATTGGTAAGTTTATGATAATATAGATCTATTTTCTTTCAGGCTGCATTTTTTTCCTGCTTATTCTTTCACTGATAACTTTGTTGGTTCAGTTTGCACAAGCTGTGAGGCCCCTGATAGAGAATACTGGATTGTGGGAATTCACCAGAGTACTTGCTAAAACATACGATTACGGAATGGGAGTTGCTCTCTTTGCACCTATTGCTGTCTTTTCCTGGCTTCCGATTTTATCAGCATTCCAGACTCGTTTCCTGTTCAACGAGGCCTTCAATAGGCACTTACAAATCCAACCAATTCTTgcagggaagaagaagaacagatGATTTTATTGGCCCTGAATGATTCTTAGTATATATTCTGTACAGTCAAATTATATTGACAAATCTTTATAGGTTTTGGAATTGTTATACATATGCAGCGGATATCAGTAGATCATGCAATCACTGGCATAAAAGATGTAGTTTCATTAGTTAAGAAATGAAAGATACTATAGGGTCCATTGAGACAATGTTGTATATCTAATATTgaaatcaataaaattattGGTGACAGATTCAGAAGAGTTGGGAGTCTTTTTCTAGTTTTACAGCAAACTTGTTTATCAATATTAATACCAATACATATGGCACATGACAACCTAGGTGGATCGATTCCTTTGACCTATCCTAATCTTACCCATGTCCCCAACTTCCCTCACCACGTGAGCTAACCCGCATGAAGCTTTTCTTGAATGCAACACGTTTTTAATTCCTTCATTCTCCATCACCATAACCTCAGACAACCAAAAACCCGAAGCAACACAACAGCATGACTCTCTCCAACAAGCCCCATGAGTATTTTACCCACCTGAACAGTCATGCCCTCCAATAAAACTTTTAGACCTAAGCCAAAGAAGTTGGAAGATTTCACACCGTAATTAGTCTTAACATTTTAGAAAGAACATGATTTCACGATCTACAAAAACACTTAAAAATCCAATCTTTTTTCGCTTAACTCATTCCACCTTCatcaaaaacccatctttCTCCACACTCCCATCATCTTCCTCATCTGATATCCCAAAAAGGCTGCATCACAAAGACTGGTTAGCCCCAAATGAAGTCTTGCAAGTCTTCACGTCCCTCAGAGACCCCAACTCTGTCCGCACAGCCTTGGACCACTACTCCAAGCGCAAAGACTACAAACCCAATGAAGCTCTTTACACTTTGGTGGTCAACAAGCTTGCCCAAGCCCGCCTCTTTGACGCCATTGACAATGTCATGGCCAGGATCAAATCCGAAAGCAAATGCCGTTTGTCTGACAACTTCTTTCGCACTGTTATTAAGGCTTATGGCAATGTGGGTGGTCTTATAAACAAGGCCATCGAGACCCTTTATGATATGCCCAACTATGGTTGCTGGCCTTCTGTGAAAACATTCAACTTTGTGCTGCATTTGCTCGTTTCGACCAAGATGTTTGATGTTGTTCATGAGGTGTACTTGGAGGCTCCCAAGCTGGGTATTGAGATTGATGCTTGTTGCCTTAATATACTCATGAAGGGACTATGCGAGTATGGGAAATTGGATGCTGCACTTAAGGTGCTCGATGAATTTCCTAAGCAAAGGTGTATACCAAATGCGTTAACTTTTTCAACACTTATGCATGGTTTGTGTGTCAATGAGAAGGTGGATGAAGCTTTTGGGATGTTAAAGAGGATGGAAAATGAGGGTATAGATCCGGATACCATCACGTTTAATATATTGATAGCGGGGCTCAGGAAACAGGGGAGATTTGAAGAGGGGATTAAGCTTTTGGAGGAAATGAGAGGCAAGGGGTGTGATCCAAATGCAGGGTCTTATCAGGAGGTTTTGTATTGTTTTCTTGATGCACAGAGGTTTGTTGAGGCCAAAGAGTTTATGAGTTGGATGATCCCTAAGGGCGTTGGCCCGAGTTTTGTATCGTACAAGGCGTTGATTCATGGGCTGTGCAAAGAAAATCTGGTGCAGGATGTGGATTGGGTTTTAAAGCAGATGATAAGACAAGGCTTTCTTCCTAAGATGGGGATGTGGAGGCAGATCCTCAAAAGCATGTTTTCAGAGAAGAGCAGCCATTGTTGTATTTCCTATGAAGAAATTGTAGATAATTAAATCACATAAAGTGGATGACTGGTGACGTTGCTTATGGGTTCTTCAAACGATTTTGAAGTTCATGTAAGTTGAAAATCACTTTGATATCAAGTCCTGCTTGAGAGTCGAAATTACAGAATGGAAAAAGCTGAAGAGTGTTTCATCTCATAACATATTGAAATTAAGGGAAATAGGTTCAGAATTATTGTCCTTTAATGTCACAGAgatgaattatgaatgttAATACTTTCTGGGAAATGAGTTGGAACTACAGATTTCCTTGCTTCCAGTAGCAAAGACATGGCTGCATGGTTGCTTCATTATCTCTTCAGCTGATGGGGATCGACTTCAGGATATCCTTTGGCTTGATGAGAGGATGTAAATTATACTTGTTAATGGCTTCTTTTCTAATGTTACTAGATTGCTTAAACCCTATTTTAAGTGgcccttttctctcttccactCTGAGCTGCTTCTTTTGTAGCAGTGCTATATTGTTGGGAGATGTGTTTGCTGTCCTGTTTTGTGGtatgctttgttttattttgtctaaTTCTACCGGCAACTACAAAAAGATCATCATTGTTCTTGGTTCATCACCATCTCAAAAATGAAACTATATACTTTTGCATGTTCaataatgaaagaattttCCATACAAGATTTTCCTTCTTtacagaaaaaacaaaacaaaccaatgtTGCAAATAATTTCATAGCATTTCCAAATCAACATAACAAAACTAGGAATGCTAAAAGATTAACAGGACAAGCATATGAAGGTCTAGGTCTGTAGAGCGTCAAAAAGCCAAATTCCCTCTACCCAAAAAgaattttgtgataaaaagagTCCTCCAATACGACCCTGAGCCGGTATCTTGAAATTTTTCCACAGTTTCACCttcatggtttttctttcttgggctCCATGCCTGCTGTTTTTCTTCACCGGATATGATAGAATGTACACCAAAAGAAGCATTGGTGAAATAGAACAGAATCAACCTCACAAAAGGGAAGGCTACCTATGAAAACAAATGGGAATCCCTTACACCTTGCGACAGTACCTTGTCAACTGCACAATTAGCAAGTCTGAAATCACAGAGCTAAGAAAGGACGAGAATGCGACAAGCAACAGTGCTACAACAGTGCTTAAGAACCAGAGGTGACGCATGCTCCTTTTAGTTAAATTAATCATTGCTTGAGCCACAATGTATTTCCAATCAGAAAGATTTCAATACAACCTTCTTCTTTTGGCCTTCAGCATCTACTGCAGTTTCTCTTAGAACAATTTGTTTGGGAAGAGGATCATCATCAGAAGAGTAAAAATCTTCTAAAAAATTTCCTTCCGTAACTGCAGAAGAACCAGTTTGAGACTTTCCAGAATCTTTCCCTGTAGAATGCTTTATGTTCCGAGTAGATTTTTCACCATGCTTACTAGAAAGAGGTCCAGAAAGGTCGTCTTCCACAATAAATTTTACCCCAATCTCCTTCTCATGAACTGCCCTAAGATTAATATGTGCAGAACGAACAGACTCTTTAAAGCTATCTGAACTTAAGTCCTTTTTGGAATTCCTGTGGAACACCGAACAGATCCTATTTAGACCCTTGCGAACTGATTTCATTCGCCGTTTCTCCCCGGGATTTCTATCTGTGCCACTGTCATCATTATTTTGGGTTGCAGATATGACTGAATTATAGCTGCCGGCATCATTTTGAATCTCGTTATCAAGGAGTcggccttttccttttctactCTCCCAAGTTTGTGAAACTTCGCTTCCTGGGTGATGGACCCATATACCAGTCTCTTTTTGGCCTTCAACATCAATGGGCTCAAAATTGTCTGCCACCCTATGGGACTTCTCTGATGATGCAGATGAGAAGCTACTCTTATTAGCATCACTGGCAAAGGAATTTCTTTTAGCTTCCACATCTACCTTTTCCTGGACAACTGGATGATCATCCCCCTGAATATGTAAGTGGCTCAAGTCAACTCTTGAATGCACACTTGAGCACCTGTGGAAAGCATTGCCTATACCGCAACTAGAACTACGAATCTATTTGCTTTCATTTCGTAATGTGTAAACCACAGTTGAGAGAGTAAAAAGGTACCTTCACATTGTCTTCAATAACAGTTACTGCAAGATGTAGCCTCCCTGTTTTAATGTTCTCAAGAGGCAACCACATGTCATGTCTCTGGCCATCCCTAAGATCAGCAATGTTAATGAAGCATTCACTGGATATAGAATAAGAGGTAAGTTAGTCCTGCAATTAAAACAGCACTTACAGAACAGTTCAAAAGGATATTAAGGGCCAAAAAGGtaataaacaaaattcaaagtaAGCAGACACCAGAAACCAACATACTAAAATTGGTTGACAAGATAATTAGAGattcaaaaaaaaagtaacatGGAAAATTTTGTAGTAGCAGCAAGGTCAGCAACTAAAATTACGAAGTCATTCATTTCGTGTTGTGTGACAACTTatcaattaataaatataacaGTACTTTGTCCAAGGATTAAAATAAACCTAGCACACAAGGAAGCATAATACATTCAAAAGTTCAGAAACAAACCCAAGGGCATCGTCAACAAATCGGTCCTTGTCACGAACTTCAATAGCCAGTATATTAGGTGACTCCCATGTAATAATGGGGATCCTAAATTCCTCACGCCATTTTGGAGCCAGAGTTTTCTTTTGTATCTTAGTCCTGAACCGATAAAGGCCTAATTGCCCCTTCACATATGGGTCAGAGAATCCTGACAGAATAGGTCTATTCGTTaaacatataattttaaaCAGACTATGATGTGAGTGAACATCAGTGTAccagcaaacaaagaaaagaacaaaccaTTCATATCAGAAGCTTTCATATCAGATGCTTCAATAACCTCTACTTTGGCGTGAGCAAGAGGCTCCTTCTCATTCACAGAGAACCAACTTTCTGTCAATCAAATGAACACtattattaattcaaacatttggGAAACACATTTTCTGAGAAAGACGGAGACAGAGTATGATGATTACAGAAGTTAAAAAGAACAACTGTAGTAAGGAATTAGAGGAGCTTTTATCAAGAGACTAGATGCAAGGGAAGTAGAAGGTAACAATAATCTCCTTACATCACATGACATTTGTCATTCCAAAAGGAAGATATTCTGCATACAATTCGAAGTTTTAAAAACCAATTATTACTGCTGTGGTATTTAAGCTGCTTAAagggaaaaagggaaaaagaaccTTAGTTCTTAAAATGCAAAACTAACTACTTTAGAGTGACAAAGCTACTACGCCAAAATAATAAACTTCCCCAGTGATGGTTGAGGtattgaaacttgaaagcaCTACAATTTAGGCCCAACAGGTTAAACTTTGTTCTTCATGAAAAACTAATGTGAGGAAAGATTTATACAAGGTTCttcaaaatacataaatacataaatacaTGCATGTTTgcatatgtataatatatccATAATTACCTGACTTCGGCGAAACGAATTTCTCCATGTCAACAACCAGCATATTAGGCTGCAAAGATAATGAAAAATTAGATTTACAACACTCTAACAAACGTGTTGCCAACATATGAAAGACTGTTTACAGCATAGCCCTTTGGATATGAGAGAATTACATAAAGGAGGGTCAAAGTCCAACATCCATACCTCAACAAGTGTCTGCTCAAAGGCAATGGAAAGAAGCTTCTCCTGGGAAatagaataaagaaaagagCAAATCAGAGAGACACACAGAGTCAGAGAGGGAGAAATCAAGGGAGTTCAAATTTATCAGCGTCAATAAATGATACCAGCCATCCAGCAATCCCTGGGAGTACTGTAACATCAAGGCCATGAGTAAAAATAGGCTTCACAGTCATTTGAAAATATGGAGGCTCAACAAAGCATAACCGCACACGGCCAAGGAAAGGCCACCTGCGAAGAAACTTCACTCCAATCAAGacctacaaaagaaaaagaaaaacacaacttGTTCAGAACATATAAGTCATTTTTGCAAGCCATTCCGGACATTCTATTTTCCATAAAATGTTTTCACTATTGTTTAAACACTCGGACATCTACTTACATATATCTTACATATTTCCAGATTACAAGTAGTTACACTACCTAATAAGAACTCAGGGGTTGCAACGATCAATCAAAAATTTAGTTTATATGGAGGCACCGTATAAAGAACATTATGCATATCTTCAATCTATATTTCATGTTTAGCAAAAAGATTACTTGCATGAGATATATTGCCTGACCCAACTCactcaaatttcaaatgacTTAAGATCACATCTTAACCTACATTTAGTCAAAGTCCATACCTTCCCTTCAATATGCATGCCTGTAATATGCAACTTTGCCCACATCCCAAAACCCAGTCTTTTCCTCAACTTCACAGCAAGTATTGCAATCATATCATCAGCTGTCAGAAAATTCAATCCCAACTCCAGAACCTGCATTTATTTACAATGTAGTACTTTAGCTTACCTGAATTCTAGAAATGCAGCTGAGAAGAGCACATAAAAATGATTGATCCAAAATTTCCAGAGAAAGTAAAGAATACCAGGTGGTCATCATCAGTAGACTGGCGAACCACTCTCATGTCTGTGAGCATAGGTGCATTTCTTCCCAAGTAAAGGTGCTGAACTACTGCTTGCTTCTGCGAACATATATTCACCATTAATAACTCAAAATGTGTATCAAAATATAACCACCCGATATCAAGTAGAAGTAGTTTCCCACACATACATGCAGCTGAAATGAACCATCTACTCGGGAGAACGATCAAAATGACACTACGGtatacacacaaaaaagaaaaacctctAGTCTACAATAAATATAATCCAAACCTAGTCATACTTAtgtcaaaaaatttgaatgctCATATGAGATGCGGATGCGACATAAGCAGTTTTTGCCACTTACGtagtaattaaaatataaaaatataaatatcacTCAACTAAGAGCAAATAAAGCATTACATTCATTGATGGTTCAAGATCACTCAACAATCTCGTTCAATCACAATACATATAAGCTAGTAAATAAGGTAACCATACCAGAAATTACAACAATGCAAACATAGAAAACGAAAGGTAGATCCCACTtcaaaaacaatcaaaattaaatatcaTTAGCTCTAGATGTTCCCATGTCAAAAGTTAAGAAGTAAAGCTTTAAAGATCATTCAGCTAAAATTTGCACCTAAAGGGTACAtcaatttgaaataaatacacaataaataaataaaatccaagAGTCTTCAGAACAGAGCACTTTGCACCAAGTCATTATCCAAATGAACAGAACGATCAAAACCATTGTATTGGATTTAAATAAGTTAGAAGTTAAAGTCATACGGCAGTCCATGGTTTGTACTTCTCCAAAAACCAAGGTATGATGGGGAGAAGAATCTTCTGTGAAGCAATCTGTTCCATACATATAGGCCATATCTTTTCAATTGCGTGGTTCAACCACCGCAGTGTTTCAGAATCAGAAAGCACCTAAAGTATTGGAAAAAGCAATACAAGTTAAATGAAGTATTGTAGTGCCATGCAAATTCACTAATAAATTCTTAAAAAGCCCGCTTAATTTTCACATACGTAACAATGAATACTAACCAACAAAAAGTCACAAATATAGATGCTCAAATTAAGACTTTAATTTTAGTCATATCCAAGAACATTTCTGGAAATGGCTATAAAGATTCAACATGGACTCTTTTACTTGAAGTTCCCTCCCACCTGGAGGactaataaatgaaaaatactaACCACAACCAGAAACACACAATAGAAAAAGTGAAGATTACCCGTCTCTGATTAGCCTGTTTCCTTTCCTCAAATTGTAGTTTCTTCCGCAATCTCATAACATACTGCTCGTGAACCTTTCAAAAGTAGACGAAAGTTCATATTAAGGACTGTAATTGCACATCCCTTTTAGCAACTTACCaaattaaattacatatcGTAAATTATCACATCCCTTAATTAGCAACTCATACTCTCTAAGCAGACAAATCTAGCAAACTATAATGTACATGATTCTAACTCCCTgcctaaagaaaaaaagcttaATTACTTTCTAGCTGTAATttgaatgaaaacaaaaatctaaGAGAAGTGATCCTTACCAGGTAGAGATAAATCAGAGAGGCAAAGTAGGCAACTGGGTGGTAGCAATTGAAGTGAGAAAGCAACCAAAGCACAGATAACACAATTCCCACATGGTGTATTATTGAAACCTCTGTTATGTccatatcttcttcttcaatccaaaAGGCACCACTTTGCAGTTTATGTTTTCTGCTGGGTTCTCTAATTTACACTTTACAATAACACCTAACCCCCCTCATCCCCCcacagaaacaaaaagaaccaAACTTTCTTCCAatggctttaaaaaaaagtcacaGATTCAGAGTCAAATATCAGAGAttttagaaaaaggaaaatcccAATATTGAAACTTGAACTGAAGAAATCATCAAACGCCATAAATGAACCAAAACCcggaaaaggaaaatcaacAATGAGACATTCACACCCTTCAAATATTTaacaagaaaacagagaaggCTAACCAAATCAAAGAAAACCCAGAAAGACAAAAtcgggaaagcaaaaaaagagagagatagaaacCAATGTGCAAAAACGGAAGCAACCCTTTCCGACTGTGATTAGTTTTCCTTCCAACCCCTGAAACGGTGTCGTAGGGGTGACCGTTGAAGTAACCGGAGGGAAGTAAcgcaaagagaagagagagagaatcacaGAAAGGTGATGGCACAACACGAAGCAGATGATATGAATGAACATGTATCGTTGAGACATGTCATGAAAGAGCGTTAGCGTTTTTGAAGCAGTTGGCACttttaaacttaatttttaggcgccacgtgtagAAGACCCGCCAAGTACGCgtgtaaataataaaaagagagagaaaaaaaagtttatgaGGTAATTTCTCTATGTTTtgtctttctatttttgtatACAAATGGGCATGCCATGAGGATTTTCTAATatgattatttgcacaaatcCCGTGAAATTTTTGtgggtttgttttttaattccATCGAGTGCAAGCCAACATT belongs to Prunus persica cultivar Lovell chromosome G4, Prunus_persica_NCBIv2, whole genome shotgun sequence and includes:
- the LOC109948579 gene encoding pentatricopeptide repeat-containing protein At3g14580, mitochondrial; the encoded protein is MISRSTKTLKNPIFFRLTHSTFIKNPSFSTLPSSSSSDIPKRLHHKDWLAPNEVLQVFTSLRDPNSVRTALDHYSKRKDYKPNEALYTLVVNKLAQARLFDAIDNVMARIKSESKCRLSDNFFRTVIKAYGNVGGLINKAIETLYDMPNYGCWPSVKTFNFVLHLLVSTKMFDVVHEVYLEAPKLGIEIDACCLNILMKGLCEYGKLDAALKVLDEFPKQRCIPNALTFSTLMHGLCVNEKVDEAFGMLKRMENEGIDPDTITFNILIAGLRKQGRFEEGIKLLEEMRGKGCDPNAGSYQEVLYCFLDAQRFVEAKEFMSWMIPKGVGPSFVSYKALIHGLCKENLVQDVDWVLKQMIRQGFLPKMGMWRQILKSMFSEKSSHCCISYEEIVDN
- the LOC18780037 gene encoding C2 domain-containing protein At1g53590, with the translated sequence MDITEVSIIHHVGIVLSVLWLLSHFNCYHPVAYFASLIYLYLVHEQYVMRLRKKLQFEERKQANQRRVLSDSETLRWLNHAIEKIWPICMEQIASQKILLPIIPWFLEKYKPWTAKQAVVQHLYLGRNAPMLTDMRVVRQSTDDDHLVLELGLNFLTADDMIAILAVKLRKRLGFGMWAKLHITGMHIEGKVLIGVKFLRRWPFLGRVRLCFVEPPYFQMTVKPIFTHGLDVTVLPGIAGWLEKLLSIAFEQTLVEPNMLVVDMEKFVSPKSESWFSVNEKEPLAHAKVEVIEASDMKASDMNGFSDPYVKGQLGLYRFRTKIQKKTLAPKWREEFRIPIITWESPNILAIEVRDKDRFVDDALGECFINIADLRDGQRHDMWLPLENIKTGRLHLAVTVIEDNVKGDDHPVVQEKVDVEAKRNSFASDANKSSFSSASSEKSHRVADNFEPIDVEGQKETGIWVHHPGSEVSQTWESRKGKGRLLDNEIQNDAGSYNSVISATQNNDDSGTDRNPGEKRRMKSVRKGLNRICSVFHRNSKKDLSSDSFKESVRSAHINLRAVHEKEIGVKFIVEDDLSGPLSSKHGEKSTRNIKHSTGKDSGKSQTGSSAVTEGNFLEDFYSSDDDPLPKQIVLRETAVDAEGQKKKVVLKSF